GAGAAGAATTTTCAGTGGGGGGTCtgttggagtggggggaggggttgaGTTTGAAATCTCTGATCTGCTGGAAGGTGACTGGCCTGTGATATCAGCGCTGCCCACAGATGCTGGTCTGTCCTGAGGGTTGGTGAGGTCTCTGTGCTGGGACAGTGCTTTTGAGGGAATGCTGTCTGTCCTTTTAGGGAACACGAGTGGTTTAAGCAGGATTTACCCAAGTACCTGTTCCCGGAGGACCCAGCCTACAGCAGCAATATGATCGATGATGAAGCTCTGAAGGAGGTGTGTGAGAAGTTTGAGTGCAGCGAGGAGGAGGTTCTGAACTGTCTGTACAGCCGTAACCACCAGGACCCCCTGGCTGTGGCCTACCACCTGATCATCGATAACCGCCGCATCATGAATGAGGCCAAAGATTTCTACCTGGCGTCCAGCCCCCCTGACAGTGCCTCCTTCCTGGACGACCAGCACTTTGTGGCCAGGGTTCACCCGGAGCGGGTACCCTTCCTGGTGGCAGAGCCTGTGCCCAGGTCCAGGCACACTCTGGACGAGCTGAACCCCCAGAAATCCAAACACCCCGGGGTGCGGCGAGCCAAGTGGCACCTGGGAATCCGCAGCCAGAGCCGGCCCAACGACATCATGGcggaggtgtgtcgggccatgaAACAACTGGGCTacgagtggaaggtgaggaagcAGGGAATAccgggtttggggggtgggggggtggggggcagaggagagagagggtggggagaaaggagagagagagtggggtggggggagagagcggggcgggggggtggagggagaaaggagagagagcgagcgagggtgGGGTGAAGGTGAAGTGCCTCAGACTGATCTGCTTTTTGTTGTTTCTCCTTTCATgtcttccttcccccgtctctctcttccccctcccccccctcttctccaCACCCCCCGTCCCCCttgtccctcccccccccccccctctgtccctctcctccacCCGACCATCCCGTCCCTGTCCctgttgcgctctctctctctctctctgtgtgacctCGGTGCCCCCTGACCCTTGCCCCAGGTGGTGAACCCCTATTACCTGCGGGTGCGCAGACTCAACCCCAGCTCGGGGACCTTCTCCAAGATGAGTGTCCAGCTGTACCAGGTGGACAGCCGCACCTACCTCGTGGACTTCCGCAGCATCgaaggtgaggggagtgagggggggtcaaggtgggggtgggggcgagtgtgggtttagatgtcTGTGGTGCGGAGCGGGGCAAAGGGTGGGATATAGTAGAGTGAGAGGGTCCAATTCCCTTTTGTGAGGAGGGGGGTGTTCAGGGTGAGGAGCactgcgggggagggggggggggtgggatccTGTTCCAGGGTGTGATGGGGAGGGGGCTTGTGGCAATCTGAAAGTCAGAGAGGACTGATCTAGTGCACTGTGAGGGAGGGTACGGGGGGGCAGTGATTGTGGGAGAGGTATTGCTGAGGGGACGGGGTGCGGGGGGTTGTTTTTGGGGGACGGGGTGCGGGGGGAGTGTGTTTTTGGGGGACGGGGTGCGGTGGGGTTGTTTTTGGGGGACGGGGTGCGGGGGTGTGTgtttttgggggagggggtgcggggggggtggTGTTTTGGGGGGGGGCGTTCAGGATGCGGGTGGGTGACATTTACGGGGGGTGCAGGGtagggaatgggggggggggggtgacaacGTTttcgggggggggaaagagagccgTTTTCATGGTGCAGGGGGGGTTTTGGGTGTCCTGTGCGGATCCTGCTCCATTCTGTGCTAACCACCTCCATTCTCCATCCAGCCGATGAGGTGAATGAGCCCAAGTCCGGCTCCACTACCCCTCGGCGTTCCGGATCCATCAGCAGCTACCACCGGAGTGGCTCCAGGACAGAGTCGGACACTGACTGCCCCGGGAAGCTGGCTGACGGTACCTTGTCGTGGTCTGGGAGCTCCGTGGAGTCTGGCGTCCCCTCGGAGCTGGGCCCGAGACCTGGCAGCCacattattgaattcttcgagatgTGCGCAAACCTGATCAAGCTCCTGGCTCGGTAATGGTCGCCTCTGCCTCTGCCTCCACCTCTGCCTCTGCATTACAGTCTGATCGACTCTGACCAGCAATGCACAAAGCAACATGGAGAAACAGATTAATGCTTCAAAACATCATCCTGCAAACCTCTAGCTCACCTTCAGCGGCACGCTACTAATCACAGTGTGAGTCGGCAATCAGGCTGAGAGTTACTAAcgtgtttccttctctctctctctctgtaactcgtGAGCTCTGTCTTTCGTTTGCTGTACCTGTCTGTACGCTGATGTGAATCCATTGCTTTGCTGCATCtcttacaacagaaagatgaggAGTCACAGTGGGTCCCAGTGTTTGCCCtcaccctctttccccctctcctccctcgcCCTGTCTCACCCTCTGTGAGTCGTAAGCAGAGCAGCTTGGCACGTTTCCCAGTGAGGTGGTGGGTTGGTGCAGTGTGAAGGGACCCAGCCCAGTTCACAGCAAGTGCAGAGCAGTGGGCCACTCTGCACCATTCACTGGTGTTGCTCTGTCTGCTCTCGGTTTAATCTCAAACAGGAACGATCCCTCCTTGGGCAGTTACCTGTGGATTGTTGCACGGTTTCAAACTGCTGTGTTTGGGGAACGTTAGCTTAAGCTCTTTGGTGTTTCGGGTTTGAAGGTGGTTTCCTGGCAGGAACGTTGTGGGATTGGGTATCCTGGGTTCTGGCTGAGTGCCTGTAGGGAGAGCTGCTGCCCAGGGGGGGGGGAAGCGCTCTTTTCCAGGATGTGGTTAAATAGTAATTACAATTCCCCCCCCTCCGGTTTAACCAGCTGCTCTGCAGAATCCGTGTGTGGCAGCCCTCGTGATCAGGGCTTTGCTGTGGATGTTTCCTGAGATTCCCGAACTGTCCTGGAGGTGCCTGTCCCTTCAGCTGTTCAGGTTGTGTGCGGGGCCCACCTGTTACCATGGAATGTTCAGTCAGATTTCGGACGTCGGTTTCAGGTGAACGCAAAAGGATTGGGGTTCAGCTTCAGTTGGATTATCGGCTGAGGGGTACGAACCATCCCATACACAGTGAGGCACAGTCTACGCAGGGCACACACCTTCCCACTGGAGGTAAAGCAGTGAAGGCAGACCGAAGGAACAGGGAGGGTAGCTTTGCTCTGAATCTGCCCAGGGAGTGTTTGACAGGGACAGTGTAGATGAAGCTCAGTATAAGAGGGTAGAGTGAGGTTTACTGGGCTGGACGTTCCATGATGGTAAGGATGGAGTCCAGCTCGGTTCTGAACAGCCCTGGGGTTGGTGAACCTGCTGCTCAGTGCTGCCTCTGTGGGCAGCAGCCCTTCAGGTCAAGGTGGACGGAGACTTCCGGAAGGGGCTGGCAAGCGGCCGTGGGCAGTCCCGGGTTCCTCTCAGGGTAATGGGGTTTTGCCAACTCCGAGTGCCAGGAggagctctctccctctccctccccctccagctGGTTGATCACTGACTGGATATGAATGCTGTGATGTGGACTGAATGGGCGAACGAGGGAAAAGCTGTGGTTCAAAGTGCAGCAGCTTCTGTGAATCGGGAATTGAGTGTGAACCGTATCAGAAATTTGCACACATCTGATTTTGTAGATTGATTTTTTAGGCTGTATCTATTATGCACACTAGTACCTATTACTGAATATTATGGTTCACCTTTTGCCACTTAGTGGCAGTCTTAAAGGATTAAAATTAACAAAGCAATTCATTTTGTAAGAAAATAAACTCATGATTGATTTTACAACCAACCAGGCTGTAACTGCTGTTTCATTTCCAGCAATCCCCCTTCATCTTACAGCTGCAGCTACAGGGTCCAAACTGAGGGCGAGGGAGGCAAGGTTCactcggggaggggggggggcggtgagggtctggaatgtactgtctgagggtGTAGGggaggaggttcactcgaggggtgagggtctggaatgtactgtctgagggcGAGGGAGGCAAGATTCACTCGAGGGTTTCGGGGAGTGGGCTTCACTCGGCATTCAGGTGGGTGTGATCTGGAATTGAAGTACTTGGAGGACGAGAGAGATGGTTGGGAAGTGGTAGAGGGTGAAATCTTCCTTCAGGGCACACatttgacgggctgaatggccttgctcTGTCTGGGACCGTTCTATGGTTGTAATGTTTTTGAAAaggtagaatccctacagtggggaaataggccgtttggcccatcgagtccaccccGACCCTCCAAAAACCTACCATGTCCCAGTAACActctttcccatggctaatccacctgacagACACATCTttgacctgtgggaggaaacctatgcagacacgaatgttcaaactctacacagtcccctgaatggaattgaaccctgggtgctgtgaggcagcagtgttaaccccCGAGCCACTCTGCTGTCATGTTGTCACCTGTGTAGTGTGATTAGTTCATGAGCCAATTTGTATACAGCATGTTTTCTCAAAGAGTAATGTGCTGAAGGGATTGGTTGAGAGGCACATTGAACAGCACTCTGGAAGGTCTAAGTTCATAAGATATTGgaccagaattaggccattcagcccattgaggtaaaaacaatgactgcagatgcttggatgctgcctgaactgctgtgcttttccagcatctctaATCCAGaacccatttggcccatcgagtctgttccgccatttgatcatggctgatatgagcctcatctccattttcctgccttctctccatattccttcaacccattaccaatttaaaaaaatctaactcctccttaaatgtactcccagcatccactgcactttggggtagggaatcccacagattcccaaccctttgggagaagtagtttctcctcaactctgttttaaatttgctaccccttatcctaagtCTATGACCTCTCCTCCAAGAATTCTCCATAAAAGGAAGCATCTGCTCCAcatctattttatccacaccttctatcatcttgaatacctcaatttgatctcccctcattcttctaaattccagtgagtataggcctaaactgttcagtctctcttcatacgacACACCCCTCATCTCTGAGCTCaatctagtgaatctcctctgaactgtctccaatgccacTGCACcaaaggtgaccaaaactgtgcacaatactccaggtgcggtctaaCCGATACCTTAtatagttgcaacaatacttccttacctttatattctattcctttagctataaaagccaacaattccattcactttATTATCTACTGCAcctgcatgctagttttctgtgactcatgaagagtacacctagatccctctgcactatAGTACCCCAAAGTATCTCCCCACTTGGGTCACCTTCCCAATGTTTCCACTAAAATGGCTGACCACCTGTACAGCAACTGGTGATGGTTACAAATGGTacattggccttcattgcaagtgGAATTGAGTACTGGAGCAGGGATTATGTACAGGTGAGACCACCCCTGAGATATTGTCTACAGTTTGGGTCTCCTTCtaggaggaaggatgttctggtaaTGAAGGGAGGGCACTATCGGTTTACCAGGCGGATTCCTTGGGGTGGCAGGACTGAGGTGTGAAGAGAGACTTGGATCAGTTCGGACTATGATCCAGGGAGAGCTGGCTAATTGGGCTTGACACTTGGAGACAGAGGCTGGTGATAAGAGGGTTATTTTTTTCAGACTGATTGGGagatgccgctgttggactggggtggacaccaggttatcgtccaacaggtttatttggaagcactagctttcggagcggtgctccttcaggtggttttTCAGACCGGAGGACCATTGACCAGCAGGTTCCACAGGGGGGCAGTGCTGAGcctactgtttgtcatttctctgaatgacttggatgagaatagagagagtgtggttaGCAGGTTTGAGGGTGACAGTGTAGATGATCTAAGAGTGCTATGAGAATTTGCATCAGCTGGGtcactgggctgaggaatggtagatgcagtttaatgcagAGTGTTGCCCTTTGGTAAGGCAGGGCTTcaagttaatggtagggccctggggagtgttgccgaacacaGAGACCTTGGGTTCACGTACATagctccttgcaagtggagtcacagagagacagggtaaacacaggaaggatgttcgaATGAGCAGGGAGCCCAGAGCCAAGGAACAGCAGGTTAACGATACAGGGTTAGCCATGTGGGACTGAGCTGGggggaaatgtcttcacccagacagtgaggAAACCTTTGGGATTCTCTGTCACTGAAAGTGGCTGAGACCAAAACATTCCGTGTTTTCAAGGAGTTTGACACAGTTCTTCGAGAGAAAGGGGTCAAAGGGTTTGGGGAGAAAGGAGGAACAGGGAACTAAGTTGGATGGCAGcttcgaagggccaaatggcctactgctaTTTTTCTATCATAAGGTGttggggcaggagtaggccattcggcccatcgagtctgctctgccattcaatggtgccgatctgatcatcctcaaccccactttcctgcctttcccccatcaccctcgatccccttcctgattaaaactctctctgtctcagccttgaatgaccCAGCCCCGACAGCCCTCAGGGGGAAAGActcccacagattcactcccctccgagggaagacattcctcctcatccctgtcTTCAATGGGTGagcccttattctgagatgattccctctggtcctagtctctccctcACAAGGGGGAACCACCTTCCCACATCTCCCCCTGTCACATCCCCTGAGAATCCTGTACGTttcagtaaggtcacctctcatccttcgaaACCCCAATGAGCTCATGATCTTCAAATTGACaccatgaattttttttttatatAGTGAAAGACAAGTGCACCAACCTTTACTCAAttccaccaggaagaaaggaaacagtcgagtggccagtgacaagcagtgcccttcacaaaggggagggtagggactaaatcaaaatagagttggagggggaaataatgcactccctgcggcgcccacctctccctgaacaactccagggtgttggtggacaccgcgtgctccttctccaaggacacccgggctctaacgtaaccgcggaagaggggcaggcagtcggccctcacggcccgctgcctggacctgttgatggccagtttggccaggcccaggagcagacccacgaggaggtcttcggacctgccctccctcctccgtaccgggtgcccgaagatcaggagcttCAGTGGGACTGAAGTGTAACCAGAAATAGAGAAGGAGGAGGTTCTTGAGAAAATCAAAAGGGGaatgcaaacgcccacaccccacacaggggaacctcgattatccaaacatgttgggcgggcactatttcttTCGGATAACAATTATttggttaatcgattaaatgtctttcctctggggctcagagttacTGAAGTCtactccctgttcaggagactgcagcagcacacagcgcgAGAGGCCCCGCACCCAA
The DNA window shown above is from Chiloscyllium punctatum isolate Juve2018m chromosome 2, sChiPun1.3, whole genome shotgun sequence and carries:
- the LOC140494045 gene encoding 5'-AMP-activated protein kinase catalytic subunit alpha-1-like, which translates into the protein MVMEYVSGGELFDYICKNGKLDEKESRRLFQQIISAVDYCHRHMVVHRDLKPENVLLDAQMNAKIADFGLSNMMSDGEFLRTSCGSPNYAAPEVISGRLYAGPEVDIWSCGVILYALLCGTLPFDDDHVPMLFKKICDGIFYTPQYLNPSVISLLKHMLQVDPMKRTTIKDIREHEWFKQDLPKYLFPEDPAYSSNMIDDEALKEVCEKFECSEEEVLNCLYSRNHQDPLAVAYHLIIDNRRIMNEAKDFYLASSPPDSASFLDDQHFVARVHPERVPFLVAEPVPRSRHTLDELNPQKSKHPGVRRAKWHLGIRSQSRPNDIMAEVCRAMKQLGYEWKVVNPYYLRVRRLNPSSGTFSKMSVQLYQVDSRTYLVDFRSIEADEVNEPKSGSTTPRRSGSISSYHRSGSRTESDTDCPGKLADGTLSWSGSSVESGVPSELGPRPGSHIIEFFEMCANLIKLLAR